In Romboutsia lituseburensis, a genomic segment contains:
- a CDS encoding MGDG synthase family glycosyltransferase, with protein sequence MSKKVLIMSASTGGGHNRAARAIKEELERKTIDGMPVKCEIVDSLKLVNTTMDKIISRGYEKSAIYTPKAYGRVYRFSETSLVSKNEFKGNLLTSVMAQKFKKLLKDSQPDLIIGTHPFPMIALSTLKKSSHTYKNSTNLGDTFIKHNSSVNVPPMISVLTDYTTHSTWIQNEINYYIVGHEYVKELLVFEGVDSNKVKTFGIPVEKSFLSHRDKETVLNELGLSSNKLTVLLMGGSFGAGNIKETLDELLDIDRDFQILVITGRNESLREKIEKKLASHSHDKNICVLGYTNKMNDILASIDVLITKPGGLTTTEALLKDVPMIVPYYIPGQEEENLDFLSNCGAALRTTKKYTLPVLLKVLIDDSTRLDMLKKNIKSIRKFNSSQNIANLVVDILSPQNNY encoded by the coding sequence ATGAGTAAGAAGGTATTAATTATGTCGGCATCTACAGGTGGCGGTCATAATAGAGCAGCCAGAGCTATAAAAGAAGAATTAGAGCGAAAAACAATTGATGGAATGCCTGTTAAATGTGAAATAGTAGATAGTCTAAAACTAGTTAATACTACTATGGATAAAATAATTTCTCGCGGATATGAAAAATCAGCAATTTATACACCTAAGGCTTATGGTCGTGTTTATAGATTTTCTGAAACAAGTTTAGTTTCTAAAAATGAATTTAAAGGCAATCTACTTACATCTGTTATGGCTCAAAAATTCAAAAAACTTCTTAAAGATTCTCAACCAGATTTAATTATAGGTACGCACCCATTCCCTATGATAGCATTGAGTACTTTAAAAAAATCTAGCCATACATATAAAAATTCTACTAATTTAGGAGATACATTTATTAAACATAATTCTAGTGTTAATGTACCTCCGATGATTTCTGTATTAACAGACTATACAACACACTCTACATGGATTCAAAACGAAATAAACTATTATATAGTTGGACATGAGTATGTAAAAGAATTATTAGTATTTGAAGGTGTAGATAGTAACAAAGTAAAAACATTCGGTATTCCAGTTGAAAAATCTTTTTTATCTCATAGAGATAAAGAAACTGTTTTAAACGAGCTAGGTTTATCGTCTAATAAACTTACAGTGTTATTAATGGGCGGTAGTTTTGGTGCTGGTAATATTAAAGAAACTTTAGATGAATTATTAGACATTGATAGAGACTTCCAAATATTAGTTATAACTGGTAGAAACGAGAGTTTACGTGAAAAAATAGAGAAAAAGCTAGCATCTCATTCTCATGATAAAAATATCTGTGTATTAGGATACACAAACAAAATGAATGATATCTTAGCTTCTATTGATGTTCTTATAACAAAGCCAGGGGGTCTTACTACTACAGAAGCATTATTAAAAGATGTTCCTATGATAGTACCTTATTATATACCCGGCCAAGAGGAAGAAAATTTAGATTTTCTATCTAACTGCGGAGCTGCACTTAGAACTACAAAAAAATACACATTACCTGTTTTATTAAAAGTGCTAATTGATGACTCTACACGTTTAGACATGCTTAAGAAAAATATAAAATCTATCAGAAAGTTCAATTCATCTCAGAACATAGCAAATTTAGTAGTTGATATTCTTTCTCCTCAAAATAACTATTAA
- a CDS encoding YaaL family protein: protein MSKINKIINKEKDKQKLIKEINRAKLDVETAEHFFQIVSDPELVDVAIYELEAKKSRYRYLIKVAKDKGIKKTLQESLIEALAK, encoded by the coding sequence ATGTCTAAAATAAATAAAATAATAAATAAAGAGAAAGATAAACAAAAACTTATAAAGGAAATAAATAGAGCTAAACTAGATGTAGAAACTGCAGAACACTTTTTTCAAATTGTAAGTGACCCAGAGTTGGTAGATGTAGCTATCTATGAACTAGAAGCGAAAAAATCCAGATATAGATATTTAATAAAGGTGGCTAAAGATAAAGGGATAAAGAAAACTTTACAAGAGTCATTAATAGAGGCATTGGCTAAATAG
- a CDS encoding ATP-dependent Clp protease ATP-binding subunit — protein sequence MYFNRFTQRAKRAIDLSLESAQNLGHKVVGSEHILLGLIKEKEGIAAKVLLKLGMTEELIEKRIIAIEGKVDSKEEDITLSPRSKQILELSGMFANKLKSNYIGTEHILLAIVQEGEGIGIKILNAEGIDERTIVQLIIDMMGLDEYTASKESEIKSSNSTKQKEGSTKLLDKYGRNLTQQASRDKIDPVIGREKEIERIIQILSRRTKNNPVLIGDPGVGKTSVAEGLAIDISKGNVPENLRNKILYTLDMGAMLAGAKYRGEFEERIKQVVEEVIKHGNIILFIDELHTIIGAGATGESTIDASNILKPVLARGEIQVVGATTIDEYRKHVEKDPALERRFQPVMINEPTKEDTVKILHGLRKKYEEHHRVRIADEAIEAAVNLSVRYITDRFLPDKAIDLIDEAASRVRLRKSAPQIEIKGLEEEIKSITKKKEEAVKFQDFEKAAKIRDEQDHLKKQLEEVKQQWNEMSKYTDEVNADVIAEVVELWTGIPVNKIVEEESERLLNLEEILHHRVIGQDQAVKAISSAIRRSRAGLKDPNRPIGSFLFLGPTGVGKTELSKALAEVQFGDENQIIRIDMSEYMEKHAVSRLIGSPPGYVGHEEGGQLTEKVRRSPYSVVLFDEIEKAHSDVFNILLQILDDGRLTDSKGRTVDFKNTIVIMTSNVGATKINKEKVLGFSTNKDHGSKMKDSYEKMKENIMAELKKRFRPEFLNRIDDIIVFHSLVESHIAQIVKLMTKDLIQRLKTMEIDFQMSEEAIKLISESGFDLEYGARPLKRAIQKELEDQLSEAILKGEVKKGSTVIAETEDNKIVFKCK from the coding sequence ATGTATTTTAATAGATTCACTCAAAGAGCTAAAAGAGCAATAGATTTAAGTTTAGAATCAGCACAAAATTTAGGTCATAAAGTTGTAGGAAGCGAACACATATTATTAGGACTTATAAAAGAAAAAGAAGGAATAGCTGCTAAGGTTTTATTAAAATTAGGTATGACTGAAGAACTAATAGAGAAAAGAATAATAGCGATAGAAGGGAAGGTTGATTCCAAAGAGGAAGATATCACCTTAAGTCCTAGAAGTAAACAAATATTAGAACTTTCAGGAATGTTCGCTAATAAATTAAAAAGTAATTATATAGGTACTGAGCATATTTTGCTAGCTATAGTTCAAGAAGGTGAAGGAATAGGTATTAAAATATTAAATGCTGAGGGTATAGATGAAAGAACAATAGTTCAACTGATAATTGATATGATGGGATTAGATGAATATACAGCTAGCAAAGAGAGTGAGATTAAAAGTTCAAATTCAACTAAGCAAAAAGAAGGTTCTACAAAATTATTAGATAAGTATGGAAGAAACCTTACACAGCAAGCCTCTCGAGATAAAATAGATCCGGTTATAGGTAGAGAAAAAGAAATAGAAAGAATAATACAAATACTAAGTAGAAGAACTAAAAATAACCCAGTTTTAATAGGAGATCCAGGTGTAGGAAAAACATCTGTAGCAGAGGGATTAGCTATTGACATTTCAAAAGGAAATGTACCAGAAAACTTAAGAAATAAAATATTATATACTTTAGACATGGGTGCAATGCTAGCTGGAGCAAAATATAGGGGTGAATTTGAAGAGAGAATAAAACAAGTAGTAGAAGAAGTAATAAAACATGGAAATATAATTTTATTTATAGATGAACTACACACTATTATAGGTGCAGGAGCTACAGGCGAATCTACAATCGATGCCTCGAATATATTAAAACCTGTATTAGCAAGAGGTGAAATTCAAGTTGTAGGAGCTACGACTATAGATGAATATAGAAAACATGTAGAAAAAGACCCAGCTTTAGAAAGAAGATTTCAGCCTGTTATGATAAATGAGCCTACTAAAGAAGATACAGTGAAAATTTTACACGGATTAAGAAAAAAATATGAAGAACATCATAGAGTTAGAATAGCAGATGAAGCAATAGAAGCAGCTGTAAATTTATCAGTTAGATATATAACAGATAGATTTTTACCTGATAAAGCGATAGATTTAATAGATGAAGCTGCATCAAGAGTAAGATTAAGAAAGTCAGCTCCCCAAATAGAGATAAAAGGATTAGAGGAAGAGATAAAAAGTATAACAAAGAAAAAAGAGGAAGCTGTAAAATTTCAAGATTTTGAAAAAGCAGCGAAAATAAGAGATGAGCAAGATCATTTAAAGAAACAGTTAGAGGAAGTAAAACAACAATGGAATGAAATGTCTAAATACACTGATGAAGTAAATGCTGATGTTATAGCAGAAGTAGTTGAATTATGGACTGGAATTCCTGTTAACAAAATAGTAGAAGAAGAGTCTGAAAGGCTTTTAAACCTAGAAGAAATATTACATCATAGAGTAATAGGTCAAGATCAAGCTGTAAAAGCCATCTCTAGCGCTATCAGAAGGTCAAGGGCAGGTCTTAAAGATCCTAATAGACCTATAGGTTCATTCTTGTTCCTAGGACCAACAGGAGTTGGAAAAACAGAATTATCAAAAGCTTTAGCTGAAGTACAATTTGGCGATGAAAATCAAATAATTAGAATTGATATGTCTGAGTATATGGAAAAACATGCAGTATCAAGACTTATAGGATCACCTCCTGGATATGTCGGTCATGAAGAAGGAGGACAATTAACAGAAAAAGTTAGAAGAAGTCCTTATTCTGTTGTATTATTTGATGAGATAGAAAAAGCACACTCAGATGTATTTAATATATTATTACAAATACTAGATGATGGAAGATTAACTGATTCTAAGGGCAGAACAGTAGATTTTAAGAATACAATAGTAATAATGACATCTAATGTTGGAGCAACTAAGATAAATAAAGAAAAAGTTTTAGGATTTTCTACAAATAAAGATCATGGATCAAAGATGAAAGATAGTTATGAAAAAATGAAAGAAAATATAATGGCAGAACTTAAAAAGAGATTTAGGCCAGAATTTTTAAATAGAATAGACGATATAATAGTATTCCACTCTTTAGTTGAATCTCATATAGCTCAGATAGTAAAATTAATGACTAAGGATCTAATCCAGAGATTAAAAACAATGGAAATAGATTTTCAAATGAGCGAAGAAGCAATAAAATTAATATCTGAATCTGGATTTGATTTAGAATATGGAGCTAGACCCCTAAAAAGAGCAATTCAAAAGGAATTAGAAGATCAATTATCAGAAGCTATATTAAAAGGCGAGGTTAAAAAGGGAAGTACAGTTATAGCAGAAACTGAGGATAATAAGATAGTATTTAAATGTAAATAG
- a CDS encoding YbaB/EbfC family nucleoid-associated protein, with product MAKKGFGGGMMPGNMNNILKQAQKMQENMQKMQEELETKEVEASVGGGAVTVKVNGKKEVVDISIKPEVVDPDDIEMLQDLVLSAVNEALRSVDDMQSSQMSKLTGGMNIPGLF from the coding sequence ATGGCTAAGAAAGGTTTTGGAGGCGGAATGATGCCTGGAAATATGAACAATATATTAAAGCAGGCTCAAAAGATGCAAGAAAACATGCAAAAAATGCAAGAGGAATTAGAAACTAAAGAAGTAGAAGCTTCAGTTGGTGGAGGAGCAGTTACTGTTAAGGTAAATGGTAAGAAAGAAGTAGTAGATATAAGCATAAAGCCGGAAGTAGTTGACCCAGATGATATAGAAATGTTACAAGATTTAGTATTAAGTGCTGTTAACGAAGCTTTAAGAAGTGTTGATGATATGCAATCATCTCAAATGAGCAAATTAACTGGAGGAATGAATATACCAGGATTATTCTAG
- the recR gene encoding recombination mediator RecR produces the protein MQVYTGPITRLIEEFSKLPGVGRKTAQRLAFHVINMNDNDVEALSKAIIEAKREIKYCSVCCNITDTDPCSMCSNKNRDPGVICVVEDPRDVAAMERTREFKGQYHVLHGVISPMDGIGPDMIKIKELIQRLGTQDVREIIMATNPTIEGEATAMYIARLLNPMGIKVTRIAHGLPVGGDLEYADEVTISKALEGRREI, from the coding sequence ATGCAAGTTTATACAGGTCCAATAACAAGACTTATAGAAGAATTTTCAAAACTTCCTGGAGTAGGAAGAAAGACTGCTCAAAGATTAGCTTTTCATGTTATTAATATGAATGATAATGATGTTGAAGCTTTATCTAAAGCAATCATAGAGGCTAAAAGGGAAATTAAATATTGTTCAGTATGTTGCAATATAACTGATACAGATCCTTGTAGCATGTGTTCAAATAAAAATAGAGATCCAGGAGTTATTTGTGTAGTAGAAGATCCTAGAGATGTAGCTGCTATGGAAAGAACTAGAGAGTTTAAAGGTCAATATCATGTTTTACATGGAGTTATATCTCCTATGGATGGTATTGGTCCAGATATGATAAAAATAAAGGAATTAATTCAAAGATTAGGAACTCAAGATGTAAGAGAAATTATAATGGCTACTAACCCGACTATAGAAGGGGAAGCCACTGCTATGTACATAGCAAGACTTTTAAATCCTATGGGAATAAAAGTAACTAGAATAGCTCATGGTTTACCAGTAGGTGGAGACTTAGAGTATGCAGATGAAGTAACTATTTCTAAAGCTCTAGAAGGAAGAAGAGAAATATAA
- a CDS encoding glutaredoxin family protein: MSKIEIYTSDSCIQCIKAKEFLKLNNIEYIEHNISKNSEARKELIGMGYMSIPVTIIDGQHVLGFDLNRIKSLLNL; the protein is encoded by the coding sequence ATGTCTAAAATAGAAATATATACAAGTGACAGTTGTATTCAGTGTATAAAAGCAAAAGAATTTTTAAAATTAAATAATATAGAGTATATAGAACATAACATATCTAAAAATTCAGAAGCTAGGAAAGAGCTAATCGGTATGGGGTATATGTCTATTCCCGTAACTATAATAGACGGGCAACATGTACTAGGGTTTGACTTAAACAGGATAAAATCACTTTTAAATTTATAA
- a CDS encoding elongation factor G — protein sequence MKVYESNMLRNIAILGHSGCGKTNLIDAIAYTSNLTNKIPKINDKVNMTYSMGLTPVEYNGYKFNLLDTPGYFDFSGDVISSLKASDAAIIVIDATTDIQVGTEKSLELTNSIPKIMFINKIDNEKARYKDTLAMLRESYGNKVVPMIIPIYKNKQFIKLHNVFENMDDLEGEFKDEAISVKEALMELIAETDDEILDKYFSGEELTSEEIQKGITIGMQRGDIIPVICGSTINNIGTGEILETVSKYLQPRYNDSKNIFKGQIFKTMVDPFIGKMSYLKVTQGKIRKDIEIFNLNKSVKDKIYNLYTMKNNELLEVDCAECGDIVVLTKTSSLQTGDTISLDRDGDAIEDLGLPKPQIYYAVVPKNKGDEDKVASALNKVVEEDPTIVWYRNSETKQALVGGQGELHINTAKNKMKEKFGVDVELKDLKVAYRETIKGCADVQGKHKKQSGGRGQYGHVKIKFEKSKNEFEFAEELFGGSVPRQYVPAVEKGLKDSMTKGILAGFPVINIKATLYDGSYHDVDSSEMAFKLAANIAFKKGMEEAQPVLLEPIMKLKITVPENYMGDVMGDINKRRGKILGMEPDENGKQVIYAHAPQAETFKYAIDLRAMTQGRGYFEMELESYEEVPNQIAQKIIEGVNNR from the coding sequence ATGAAGGTCTATGAGAGTAATATGTTAAGAAACATAGCAATACTAGGTCACAGTGGGTGTGGAAAAACAAATCTAATTGATGCAATAGCTTATACATCAAATCTGACAAATAAGATACCTAAAATAAATGACAAAGTTAATATGACATATAGTATGGGGTTAACTCCAGTAGAGTACAACGGATATAAATTTAATTTATTAGATACTCCAGGATACTTTGATTTTAGTGGAGATGTTATATCATCTCTTAAGGCAAGTGATGCAGCTATAATAGTAATAGATGCTACAACTGATATTCAAGTTGGTACAGAAAAATCTTTGGAATTGACTAATAGTATCCCTAAAATAATGTTTATCAATAAGATAGACAACGAAAAAGCGAGATATAAAGACACATTAGCAATGTTAAGGGAAAGCTATGGAAATAAAGTAGTTCCTATGATTATACCAATATATAAAAATAAACAATTTATCAAACTACATAATGTATTTGAAAATATGGATGATTTAGAAGGTGAATTTAAAGATGAAGCTATTAGTGTAAAAGAAGCTTTAATGGAACTTATAGCAGAAACAGATGATGAAATATTAGATAAGTATTTCAGTGGTGAAGAATTAACATCAGAAGAAATTCAAAAAGGTATAACTATAGGTATGCAACGTGGAGATATAATACCTGTAATATGTGGATCAACAATAAATAATATAGGAACTGGTGAAATATTAGAAACTGTATCTAAGTATTTACAACCTAGGTACAATGATTCAAAAAATATTTTTAAAGGTCAAATATTCAAAACTATGGTTGACCCATTTATAGGTAAAATGTCATATTTGAAAGTTACACAAGGTAAAATTAGGAAAGATATAGAAATATTTAATTTAAATAAGTCTGTAAAAGATAAAATATATAATTTATATACAATGAAAAATAATGAGCTCTTAGAAGTAGATTGTGCTGAATGTGGTGATATAGTTGTTTTAACTAAAACAAGTTCTCTTCAAACAGGAGATACTATATCTTTAGATAGAGATGGAGATGCGATAGAAGATTTAGGGCTACCTAAGCCGCAAATATACTATGCTGTAGTACCTAAAAATAAAGGAGATGAAGATAAGGTGGCATCTGCTTTAAATAAGGTAGTAGAAGAGGATCCTACGATAGTTTGGTATAGGAATTCAGAAACAAAGCAAGCTCTTGTAGGTGGTCAAGGAGAACTACACATAAATACTGCTAAGAATAAAATGAAAGAAAAGTTTGGTGTAGATGTAGAATTAAAAGACTTAAAGGTTGCATATAGAGAGACTATAAAAGGTTGTGCAGATGTTCAAGGTAAACATAAAAAACAATCAGGTGGTCGAGGACAATATGGTCACGTTAAAATAAAGTTTGAAAAAAGTAAAAATGAATTTGAATTTGCAGAAGAATTATTTGGAGGATCTGTACCTAGACAATATGTACCAGCGGTAGAAAAAGGTTTGAAAGATTCTATGACAAAAGGTATATTAGCTGGTTTTCCAGTTATAAATATAAAAGCGACTTTATATGATGGATCATACCATGATGTAGATTCTTCAGAAATGGCATTTAAGTTAGCTGCCAATATAGCATTTAAAAAAGGAATGGAAGAAGCACAACCAGTTTTATTAGAGCCTATTATGAAATTGAAAATAACAGTTCCTGAAAATTATATGGGAGATGTTATGGGGGATATAAACAAAAGAAGAGGTAAAATACTTGGAATGGAGCCTGATGAAAATGGAAAACAAGTTATATACGCTCACGCCCCACAAGCAGAAACATTCAAATATGCTATAGATTTAAGAGCAATGACACAAGGAAGAGGATATTTTGAAATGGAATTAGAATCATACGAAGAAGTTCCAAATCAAATAGCTCAAAAAATAATAGAAGGTGTAAATAATAGATAG
- a CDS encoding pyruvate carboxylase yields the protein MLKKFNKVLVANRGEIAIRIFRACSELGIKSVGIYSKEDKYGLFRTKADESYLIGEDKGPIDAYLDIDSIIDLAKQKNVDAIHPGYGFLSENPEFVRKCEENGIVFIGPSADIMNMMGDKINSKQIAKEVGVSTIPGIDKSIKTAEEAKQIASEIGYPIMIKASNGGGGRGMRIVYNESDLKIEFETARSESKKAFGEDIIFIEKYISNPKHIEVQILGDKEGNIVHLHERDCSVQRRHQKIIEYAPAFSLDEKLRESICNDAIRLAKHVGYVNAGTLEFLVDENGEYYFIEMNPRIQVEHTVTEMVTGVDIVQSQILIAQGYRLDSEEINIKSQDDIEIRGYSIQCRITTEDPKNKFMPDTGKIQVYRTGSGFGIRLDGGNGFTGANISPYYDSLLVKTISWDRTFKGAINKTIRSIKEFRVRGVKTNIGFLVNVLNNPIFVDGKCSTKFIDENPNLFEIRESKDRGTKLLQFIGNVVVNENKCEEKPTFDPLYKPKLDKVRTNIEGSRDLFNKLGKEKYIESIKNEKKLLLTDTTMRDAHQSLLATRLRTYDLLKVAEPTNQYMKDLFSLEMWGGATYDVAYRFLNESPWLRLQKLRESIPNIMFQMLFRASNGVGYKNYPDNVIEQFIKESAQKGIDVFRIFDSLNWVENMKPSISAALETGKIVESTMCYTGDILDPSKSKYNLEYYVKMAQELESLGSDIICIKDMAGLLKPYAAYTLIKELKKNVKAPIHLHTHDTSGNGIATCLMASEAGVDIVDGALETMAGLTSQPSLNAIIEALRNTDRDTNIDLHGYEEVGSYYRDLRKVYSKFESGLCNPSAEIYKYEIPGGQYTNLKPQAESLGLGNKFDQVKEMYKEANDILGDIIKVTPSSKVVGDLAIFMTKNKLTKENIIEEGEKLSFPDSVLDYCKGMIGQPEGGIPKEIQRVVLKGETPINVRPGTLIPQEDFDAVKKYLDDKFNMDTNIRNILSYTLYPKVYEDYLKHLQAYNDISKLESHVYFYGLNKGEECEVEIEEGKVLTIKLIDIGDVKENGNRTIVFELNGMIREIEIKDNNYSGNIKDIVKADMNDTLQIGASIPGKVVKILVNEDDEVKQNQPLIIIEAMKMETIIVAKTDGIIKSIKVSQDELVGDKQLLIRMKK from the coding sequence ATGCTTAAAAAATTTAACAAAGTACTAGTTGCAAATAGAGGAGAAATTGCTATAAGGATATTTAGAGCATGTTCTGAGTTAGGTATAAAGAGTGTTGGTATATATAGTAAAGAAGATAAATATGGATTATTTAGAACAAAAGCAGATGAATCTTATCTGATAGGAGAAGACAAAGGTCCAATAGATGCTTACTTAGATATAGATAGTATAATCGATTTAGCTAAACAAAAAAATGTAGATGCCATACATCCAGGGTATGGATTTTTATCTGAAAATCCAGAATTTGTTCGTAAATGTGAGGAAAATGGCATAGTATTTATAGGTCCGTCAGCCGATATAATGAATATGATGGGAGATAAAATAAATTCTAAACAAATCGCAAAAGAAGTTGGAGTATCAACTATACCTGGTATAGATAAATCTATAAAAACAGCTGAGGAAGCTAAACAAATAGCTAGCGAAATAGGGTATCCTATAATGATTAAAGCCTCTAACGGTGGTGGCGGAAGAGGGATGCGAATCGTATATAACGAATCAGATTTAAAAATTGAATTTGAAACTGCACGTAGTGAATCTAAGAAGGCATTTGGTGAAGATATTATATTTATAGAAAAATATATATCAAATCCTAAGCATATAGAAGTACAAATTTTAGGAGATAAAGAAGGAAATATCGTACATTTACATGAAAGAGATTGCTCTGTTCAAAGAAGACATCAAAAAATAATTGAGTATGCACCAGCTTTTTCTTTGGATGAGAAGTTAAGAGAAAGTATATGTAATGATGCAATAAGATTAGCAAAGCATGTTGGATATGTGAATGCTGGAACGCTAGAATTTCTTGTAGATGAAAATGGAGAATACTATTTTATAGAAATGAATCCTAGAATTCAAGTTGAGCATACTGTAACAGAAATGGTAACAGGTGTGGATATAGTTCAAAGTCAAATATTAATAGCTCAAGGATATAGATTAGATAGTGAAGAGATAAACATTAAATCTCAAGATGATATAGAAATAAGAGGTTACTCAATACAGTGTAGAATAACAACAGAAGATCCAAAAAATAAATTTATGCCTGATACAGGTAAAATCCAAGTATATAGAACAGGATCTGGATTTGGTATAAGACTAGATGGAGGTAATGGTTTTACAGGGGCTAATATAAGTCCTTATTATGATAGTTTATTAGTTAAAACTATATCTTGGGATAGAACATTTAAGGGAGCAATAAATAAGACTATAAGATCTATTAAAGAATTTAGAGTAAGAGGTGTTAAAACAAACATAGGATTTTTAGTAAATGTTTTAAATAATCCTATATTTGTTGATGGAAAATGTAGTACTAAATTTATTGATGAAAACCCAAACTTATTTGAAATAAGAGAAAGCAAAGATAGAGGAACAAAGTTACTTCAATTTATAGGTAATGTAGTAGTAAATGAAAATAAATGTGAAGAAAAACCAACGTTTGATCCTTTGTATAAACCTAAGTTAGACAAAGTTAGAACAAATATAGAAGGAAGTAGAGACTTATTCAATAAACTAGGAAAAGAGAAATATATAGAAAGTATAAAAAATGAAAAAAAATTACTTTTAACAGATACAACTATGAGAGATGCGCATCAATCATTACTTGCTACTAGATTAAGAACTTATGATTTATTAAAAGTGGCAGAACCTACTAATCAGTATATGAAAGATTTATTTTCACTTGAAATGTGGGGAGGCGCAACTTATGATGTTGCTTATAGATTTTTAAATGAATCTCCTTGGCTGAGACTTCAAAAACTAAGAGAGTCTATACCAAATATTATGTTCCAAATGTTATTTAGAGCATCTAATGGTGTCGGATATAAAAACTACCCAGACAATGTTATAGAGCAATTTATAAAAGAATCTGCTCAAAAAGGAATAGACGTATTTAGAATATTTGATTCATTAAACTGGGTTGAAAATATGAAACCATCTATATCAGCTGCACTAGAAACTGGGAAAATAGTAGAATCTACTATGTGTTATACAGGTGATATCCTAGATCCAAGTAAATCTAAGTATAACTTAGAGTATTATGTCAAAATGGCACAAGAATTAGAAAGTCTAGGTTCAGATATAATATGTATAAAAGATATGGCTGGATTGTTAAAACCATATGCAGCATATACACTAATCAAAGAGCTTAAGAAAAATGTTAAAGCTCCGATACACCTTCATACACATGACACGAGTGGAAATGGTATAGCTACGTGCTTAATGGCATCAGAGGCAGGTGTAGATATAGTAGATGGTGCATTAGAAACAATGGCAGGGCTTACAAGCCAACCTTCTTTAAATGCTATTATAGAAGCGCTTAGAAATACAGATAGAGATACAAATATAGATTTACACGGATATGAAGAAGTTGGAAGTTATTATAGAGACTTGAGAAAAGTGTATTCTAAATTTGAAAGTGGGCTTTGTAACCCTTCTGCTGAAATCTATAAATATGAGATACCAGGAGGACAATATACAAACTTAAAACCACAAGCTGAAAGCTTAGGTTTAGGAAATAAATTTGATCAAGTAAAGGAAATGTATAAAGAAGCAAATGATATACTTGGTGATATTATAAAAGTTACACCATCTTCTAAGGTTGTAGGAGATTTAGCTATATTTATGACTAAAAATAAACTTACTAAAGAAAATATAATAGAAGAAGGCGAAAAACTATCTTTCCCTGATTCAGTATTAGATTATTGTAAAGGAATGATAGGTCAACCAGAAGGTGGAATACCAAAAGAGATTCAAAGAGTTGTATTAAAAGGGGAAACGCCTATAAATGTGAGACCGGGAACTCTTATTCCACAAGAAGACTTTGATGCTGTTAAAAAATATTTAGATGATAAATTTAATATGGATACTAATATAAGAAATATATTAAGTTATACATTATATCCAAAAGTGTATGAAGACTATTTAAAACATCTTCAAGCATATAATGATATTTCTAAACTAGAAAGTCATGTATACTTCTATGGACTAAACAAAGGTGAAGAGTGTGAAGTAGAGATAGAAGAAGGAAAAGTATTAACTATAAAATTAATTGATATAGGTGATGTAAAAGAGAATGGGAATAGAACTATAGTGTTTGAATTAAATGGGATGATAAGAGAAATAGAAATAAAGGATAATAATTATTCAGGAAATATAAAAGATATTGTAAAAGCAGATATGAATGACACGCTACAAATAGGAGCAAGTATACCTGGGAAAGTAGTTAAAATATTAGTTAATGAAGATGATGAAGTTAAACAAAATCAACCATTAATAATAATAGAAGCCATGAAAATGGAAACTATAATTGTTGCTAAAACGGATGGCATAATTAAGTCTATAAAAGTTAGCCAAGATGAATTAGTTGGAGATAAGCAGTTATTAATTAGAATGAAAAAATAA